The following DNA comes from Gammaproteobacteria bacterium.
ACTGGGGCCACGCGCGCGATTATGTCGAGGCGCAATGGCTGATGCTGCAACAAGATGCACCCGAGGACCTGGTCATTGCCACCAACGAGCAGCATTCGGTGCGCGAGTTCCTGGAAGCCGCGGCGCGCGAGATGGACATGGCAATCACCTGGAAGGGGAAGGGGCTGGACGAGCAGGGCGTGGCGCCGGATGGCCGCGTCATCGTGCGCGTCAATGAGAGATATTTCCGCCCGGCGGAAGTGGACAGTTTGCGCGGCGACGCGGCAAGGGCGCGCGAGAAACTGAACTGGAAGCCGAAGGTGACTTTTGACGAACTGGTATCGGAAATGGTGGCGCACGACCTGGCGCTGGCCGAACGGGTGAAATCCGGCGGCGGACATGCCTGAACCGGCGAGGGCCGCCGCAAGGCGCAGCGCCGGGCCCAGTCATCGGCGCGGTTACTTGCGTGATGCAGTGAAATCCGGCGGCGGACATGCCTGAATCTGCCGGCGCCGCCCCGCCGAACGCCGCCGCGCAGCCCGCCCTCGGCAAAGACACCGCCATTTACATCGCCGGTCACCGCGGCATGGTCGGCTCGGCGGTTGTGCGGCGCCTGCAAAGCCTCGGCCACGCCAACCTGATTACCCGCGAGCGCGAGAACCTTGATTTGTGCGATGCGGCCAGCGTGCGCGGGTTTTTCAAGGCCACCGCGGTGGATTATGTTGTGCTGGCCGCGGCGCGCGTCGGCGGCATCCGCGCCAACAACACCTACCCGGCGGAATTCATCTACCAGAACCTGATGATTGAGGCCAATGTGATTCACGAGGCGTGGCG
Coding sequences within:
- a CDS encoding GDP-mannose 4,6-dehydratase, with amino-acid sequence WGHARDYVEAQWLMLQQDAPEDLVIATNEQHSVREFLEAAAREMDMAITWKGKGLDEQGVAPDGRVIVRVNERYFRPAEVDSLRGDAARAREKLNWKPKVTFDELVSEMVAHDLALAERVKSGGGHA